One Siniperca chuatsi isolate FFG_IHB_CAS linkage group LG1, ASM2008510v1, whole genome shotgun sequence genomic window, GTAAGTTACAtctaagtgtatgtgtgagtgtaattgCAAGAGAATGGAAAAGATTCAAATTTACACTcttactgtttgtactgtattttattgacaGAACATGTCATTGagatacagaaatgaaaagacagcactgaatagcacacaaaaaaaacaacctaaagaagaaatgtgaacaTAGGAAAAACTGTACATGCGGTGctgtagaaattacattaaGGAATTACAATCTTCCTACACCTCTTGACGATCCTGTCTGTTGGGCCACaaattctcatccacatcacaacaAACATCTTCTCTTGCAATGCAGCGTGGAAAGAATCTTTTTGAGTGTCTTATCCAGCCTCTGCAGGCAtctgctgtgatgtcatcacatgCTGCATCCATGGCAGCCAGAAGGGTCATTTGTGTATGTGGCTGACAATCGTATACTTTCCATCTCCAAGCTGAGAAAAATTCCTCAATGGGGTTAAGGAATGGAGAGTAGGGTGGGAGgaactccatcagcatcctgtcATGGGCAGCAAACCATTGCCTGATGATGTTGGAACGATGGAAACTGACATTGTCCCAAACGATCACATACTTTGGCAGGTCATCTCCAATCTGACCACTCTCTTGTTCTGGGATGAGATCCCTGTAGAGAGTGTCTAAAAAGGTGACAAGACGCTCTGTATTGTATGGCCCAATAATGGGAATATGCGTTAGCACACCATTCTCAGAGATTGCACAACCCATGGTTATGTTTCCGCCCCGTTGGCCTGGCACATCAACTGTAGCTCTGTGGCCGATGATATTTTGACCACGCCTTCTACGTTTTGTTAGGTTGAAGCTGTGCTGTGGTTCACTTGCTTCCAGTTCCATTATACGCTATATCCAGAAGACACAAAATGAGTTTTATGaattacatgcattttcattttggccaAGATATAGTTCCATCAAATGTATACAGCACATATTTGCTATGCCTGTAGAAAAGAAGATGCAATGTGTCAAGTtcacacttactgtactgtatatcactatACAATGTTGTACTGTTTACTCTGAGGTACAGTTGCTGCATGCTCATACATGTTTTACCTGTACATATTGGTAACGCAGCTCCTTCACTCTTTTACCATTTCTTTCAAACGGAACAGTGTAGAGCTGCTTCATATTCATTTGGTGTCTTTTCAGCACCCTATCAATGGTTGAGATGCTGACTGTTTGGATGTTTTGAAAGATGTTGTTGTCCTCTATAATGGCACTTTTCATCTCCCTTAGTCttgttgcattgttttctattacCATGGTGCAAATGGCCTCCTTCTGTTCACGTGTGAAAAGGGGCCCTCTGCCACCCCTGTGAATTTGTCTTGCAGTCctatgtgggaaaaaaaattagTAAGGAAAGTACAGTGTACAATGCCTATTGTTAGATTACATACCTATTCTGTCGACGAAAAGTCTGAATAATCGAGGACACAGTTGTTCTTCCAACATTTGGCTGCACCCTTCGACCAGCCTCGGCCATTGTAAGCCCATGATTGAGAACGTGGTCTATGAGTGTGGCTCTAATCTCATCAGGAACGCGCATATGTCCTCGGCctcttctgcctcttcctcGGTTTTGCCTTCCAACTCCTCCACCACGCAGCCTCActcctcttcttcgtcttctctcTTCTATATACCTGCTAGTTGATGCTTCATGAGAAGCACCTTCGTTAGAGAAAGTCAAGATTCACCTGGGAGCAATTTACCAATTCAAgacagatttagaaaaaagTCTAATGGAAATATAGAAAGTATAGAAATATGCTTGACATATTATGATAACTTGTTCAACCATTTTGCATGTAAAGACTTATGCTATGAGCTTGTGCCTAAATGTTGTGGGGGGTGAGACTATTCAACAGAGACCCAATATAATAAATTTTGATCAACATGACATAAGCAACTGATAATGtaggaaacaacagagaattgtACATAATCATTTGCATGGATGTACCAAAGCATTTGCAacttgttcaaagaaatgagaaactgcTTTTTCGATGTGCACAAGTGACACAATGATGTGAGAATTGAACAGGTAGTTTTGAGAATTTCAATTCTGATCTGAGATATGTACCAAAGCGAccgagaaaaactgtaatatgaTGATAATTCAGGGGCAATAATGTCCTCcacaaatatgaatgaatatgtaATTCATATGAAAATGGGGTGGAGCTGATGTTATTGAATTGGCATTTCTTTGATACACTTGATACAGTACCAGCAATATTATCACAAATAAATGGTTGTACATCAAATATCAGTGGATGAACACTGATAttataaatgtgtctttttctctgttctctgtctttTAGTGTACCTTTTTTTCATCCCCAGTGCTCTGATACCTGTGGTAAAGGCCATACCTGAAGCATGAGTAAAGATAGTAATTTATGAACATTCTGTGTAATTGTAGTCTTCTGCTAGGACACAAGCAACAAGGAGGCATGAAATCACAGCATGATATTTGGTCTATTAAGGTCTACTTATGGACACACATGGACAGTGGGAGACaaagggaaaaggagagagaaagaaagaacatgTAGACCATGAAAAACAGTGAATTTGTCATGCTAAAAATAGTGGTATTTTCAGTGCATGTTTTCTATATTTCGTGACGTTTGTGAGAGCATGGATTGAGATTCAAGATTAatctttaataaaatgtaatttttccagacattttttttctggacAGGTGTGGTATCAATatctgaaaatgaattaaactgTAACTTCTgcctttattttacagtatatttttaggTTCAGCCTCCCATAGAGCCCGTAACATGACACAGAGGAAATAAATCACGTTTTGCTGgattagaaacaaaaacaaccttcaaatacatttttgcaactGCATcaaaaatgtgacagaaaaggaaaaaccaCTACCTTTGAAGTAGCTCCAAgcgcatttaaaaaaaagtcagtattAGCCACCACATCCACAGAATGCACTGAGGTAAGCCCAGTGCATAGTCTGTATACTTACACAATGAATCAGGGGAGACTTGGTGGATTAGGGGGATTCACCCGACTGAAGGAAATACATGACTTCATACTAAACACTAACTTTGAATGACCTACAGTTCATAAACCAAATTGTATGATTCACTCTGgtgatttatttatgtatttgttaaatgtaatatattaatattataccATTGTCAATATTATGTCATTGTCTCTGTTTGgtttgcagtttacagtgatgtCATTTCAAGACTGTGCACTGTAGCACTCTCCATGGTGTTGATCTTGCGGCTGGGTGCGGCTAGGGGGCTATCCTAGCCAGCGGGAAGTTAAGTAGCCTCATTGGCcgtagtgtttttgttttgccagGATAAAAAATTTGTTAAACATGTCTTCAGTCTCCTGACTCTGTGGGCACTTGGGTCCTTACTGCATTCTTACATGTCAGGTTTGGCTATAGCTATCtcgttttagtttagttttcgTTTGCAGGTGATGGAATATGCATTCTTGTCAGTGGTATCACACCATCCCACTGTTGTACAGGTGACAgtaatgcaccaacaaaggcagggaacaAGAAGGGAACAAGGGAACAATTGTaaatggatgtaaacaatgcaggtttcaaacttGGCTTTGCAAATATTAACACTCAATGTGAACAGAAACTTTACAAaagtttacaagaaaacttcaCAGGTCCCCTTTAAGTTCATAAGTTCTTACAGTATATCACATAACCGACTAAAGATTTATAAAGGCTcgttgttttcagtttttaccaATTTTTCACAAACAAtttgtcagatttaaaaaaaaagaaatactggtTTACATTAAATTTAATCAAGATTTTATGTTCCCAGTTTATTCCGTTTCCAGCAGTAAGAGGACACTGTTCTCCGGAGTTTACAGTAAAAGGGTACAGTAGGGCCCTCTAGTGGTGAGCACAgctgcaaatatataaatctttttatatagctctgtttttaattttcaataaGCCTCCAATGAAAACATAAAGACTCATGCATTCATTTGATGTTCTGTTCCCTGGCTGTTCAATGAAGCTTGGAGTCATTAGGAATATTGATAGGATGAAATTAATAAGGTAAGCTGTTAATTGATATTGTACCAGCTGTATAGTGGAAGAATGAAATTTGGATTGAGGGAAAAGAGACAAGGAGGATTTATGGTTTCTTAAATGGCTCAATGCTGTAAGACCTAAATTTAATAATTAACCCAAGTCCTGAAGGTTTAACACCTCATTATCAACAATGAACCCGCAACAAAGGCTCTCACATAAGCATTAGCACCACActataacatactgtatcaaCGGCATAGCTTTGAGTTCTAAAAGACTATTCTGATTTTTTATGAAAACAATCTTACTGGGATTTTTGAGCCCCTCACACATGATGACAGAATAAGGGAGGTGTAAAAACAAGCAAATCCACTATACAACAGAAGGCAGATTTATAAGAAATGCAGTAGTGATAATCACTAGTCAATATGGTAAAATTTTAGTATAACCTTCTCTTTTTTGGCAAAAGCACAATATTCATAAGGGAGAGAAATCATAACCAGGTCTGATCACACGCTGCATAGTGATCATTAtataacttttctttttcattattaaaaaaattaataaaaaaccGTCATCACGGCTATTTCTTTTTGGGATTGCTCATAATTTCAATTCCACTGTATGGCTGTAGCATTACTGACAATGTGGGGATGTAAATAGCAATTTATGGACAATCTGTTCATAATGTTAGTCTTTCATCCAGCCTGCTTGAAGAAGAAGTAAGCATGAAATTACAGTAGAAGAAATCACTGTTCACacagctctctctgtctctgttcactAAAATTTGTGTATTGATATGTACGATGTGTTAGATGAACATAGGAACAGTCTGCTAAAGCATCtaaatagaataataaaaatgaataacttCAAAAACattgaacattaaaaaacaaatcattacCAATAAAACTAATATGAATACATCTGTTACAGATATAatctctttttattattttgattttttaatgCAATTAATAATCTGTAATTATCCTATCCTGTTCAAACTAAATACTATATTAGCATTTTCTTGTAAATTTTTATAAAACTGCCCACTATAAAGTTGTAAATTAGAAATTAGATTAGAAATCAAAAAAGAGAATACATTATCACTCCCGTCTTTTATGTTCAACTAGATTCTTTTGTAAAGAGTTTTAAgaatcctctgactttttttaaatgtcgaTCTTTCTTTCTGCTTCCTTGTGTTCTGTCCAGACAGTTCCTTAGCAACCGAAAACACACATTATCCCTCAACAGCAACATCCCCTCACACTCCCACCCTAATCACAAAAACATGAGCATGCACCTCTTCAGCATCTGTTTCCCCAGGTCTTCTgttaaagaggcagaaaatgagTCTCCTCTTTGATGTTAGAGTGTAATGCAAGCAGCACCATGAACACTGTATACCACTGTGGTAATGGAGAACAAAGCCCACGGAGGTGAATGGGTGTGACCCTTGAATTTTAAATCTTCCCTTGCCTTTCTTAATATTACCACCTACAATCACTAGCACTTCTCATTAAAGGGCACTTCCCATTAGAGTGAGTCAGTCCCTCAGAGTCTCTGGCTACAAGGCTTGGGTTATTTCTCATCAGTCCCACGCTGTATTCATTAtatcttctcttctcctttccaTTATTCAGATTAATATTCCGGAAACAAGACTAGCAAGcctgaaacaacagaaaatgtggttttatttcaaaaacagCACCCACATAGAGAAGAGAAGTTGGGTTGGGCCATAGATAATCAATGTGAAAAATTCTGTCCATGAAATACAACTCCAGTATTGATTTAGGCAAAGATctgggttaaaaaaaagtatctaAGGTAGCTTTTTTGTGTGAAAGTTTCCTGCTCGTTAGATACCACAAATGCTTTTGAGCACAAATCCAGGAATATTCTGCACAGATGGCCTCAAAAGCAATCACAGGAAGCCTTCAGGTTGCTGCCAAAGACATTATTATGATCATATACTGCAAAGCACATACGTTTCACTAGTGACTCAGCCAAATCAAAATATTTCAGCTATGTATTAAACTTAAATAGTTCATAATTCACAGTCtgctacatatacagtatatgttacatataaattgtatttgtttaaaccatttaatcattacattacatttataattttaacATGTATTGAGTAAAACCTATTTGATATGATACTGCATGACCACTATGATGCCCAGCTGTGCACAT contains:
- the LOC122876529 gene encoding uncharacterized protein LOC122876529; this encodes MVIENNATRLREMKSAIIEDNNIFQNIQTVSISTIDRVLKRHQMNMKQLYTVPFERNGKRVKELRYQYVQRIMELEASEPQHSFNLTKRRRRGQNIIGHRATVDVPGQRGGNITMGCAISENGVLTHIPIIGPYNTERLVTFLDTLYRDLIPEQESGQIGDDLPKYVIVWDNVSFHRSNIIRQWFAAHDRMLMEFLPPYSPFLNPIEEFFSAWRWKVYDCQPHTQMTLLAAMDAACDDITADACRGWIRHSKRFFPRCIAREDVCCDVDENLWPNRQDRQEV